In uncultured Cohaesibacter sp., a genomic segment contains:
- a CDS encoding DUF4212 domain-containing protein, with translation MTENNESGHAYWKANLNLIAICLVVWFIASFGFGLLLRPALSGIAVGGSDLGFWFAQQGSIWVFLGLIFFYAVRMNAIDKKFGVEE, from the coding sequence ATGACCGAGAATAATGAATCCGGACATGCCTACTGGAAAGCCAACCTGAATCTGATTGCGATCTGCCTCGTCGTGTGGTTCATCGCCTCCTTCGGATTTGGCCTGCTTCTTCGCCCTGCCCTCTCCGGAATTGCCGTCGGTGGATCCGACCTTGGCTTCTGGTTTGCCCAGCAGGGATCAATCTGGGTCTTCTTGGGACTCATCTTCTTCTATGCGGTTCGCATGAATGCGATCGACAAGAAATTCGGCGTCGAAGAATAA
- a CDS encoding sodium:solute symporter family protein, with protein sequence MDLQTLTYIVVGASFALYIGIAFWARAGSTGEFYAAGRGVHPVANGMATAADWMSAASFISMAGLIAFNGYGASVFLMGWTGGYVLLAMLLAPYLRKFGKFTVPEFIGDRFYSSTARIVAVACLIICSITYVIGQMKGVGVAFSRFLEVDASTGLLIGTAIVFLYAVQGGMKGITYTQIAQYIVLILAYTIPAVFISMELTGNFLPQIGLFADHVSGTPLLTKLDQVVTELGFGEYTAFTNNPLNMFMYTMSLMIGTAGLPHVIIRFFTVPKVSDARWTAGWSLVFIAILYTTAPGVGAMARLNLMDTIQTGTIGAEDGNLQYESRPDWFKNWETTGLLKFEDKNGDGRIQYYNDASESFKAKAEEFGWKGNELDVDRDIMVLANPEIAKLPNWVIALVAAGGLAAALSTAAGLLMAISSAVSHDLMKSTFTPNISEKQELLWARISMAVAIVIAAYLGLNPPGFAAQVVALAFGLAASSIFPALMMGIFSKRVNSKGAILGMLAGILSTLLYIFMYKGWFFIPGTNMLENTTANHFLGIAPEAFGTIGAIINFAVAYIVSSMSAEPPKEIQELVESIRIPKGAGAAVDH encoded by the coding sequence ATGGATCTTCAAACTCTTACCTACATCGTCGTAGGCGCGTCCTTTGCGCTCTACATCGGGATTGCCTTCTGGGCACGTGCCGGTTCCACCGGTGAATTCTATGCCGCCGGTCGCGGCGTTCATCCGGTTGCCAACGGCATGGCAACGGCTGCGGACTGGATGTCTGCGGCTTCCTTCATTTCCATGGCAGGCCTGATTGCCTTCAACGGTTATGGCGCATCGGTATTCCTGATGGGCTGGACCGGCGGCTATGTGCTTCTCGCCATGCTTCTGGCGCCATATCTGCGTAAATTCGGCAAATTTACCGTGCCGGAATTCATTGGCGACCGCTTCTATTCCTCCACGGCCCGTATCGTCGCCGTGGCCTGCCTGATCATCTGCTCGATCACCTATGTTATCGGCCAGATGAAAGGCGTCGGCGTTGCCTTCTCCCGCTTCCTGGAAGTGGATGCCTCCACCGGTCTGCTGATCGGTACCGCGATTGTTTTCCTCTATGCGGTTCAGGGCGGCATGAAAGGCATCACCTACACCCAGATCGCCCAGTATATCGTGCTGATCCTGGCCTACACCATCCCGGCCGTCTTCATCTCGATGGAACTGACCGGCAACTTCCTGCCGCAAATCGGTCTGTTCGCCGACCATGTTTCCGGTACGCCACTTCTGACCAAGCTGGATCAGGTGGTCACCGAACTCGGCTTTGGTGAATATACCGCCTTTACCAACAATCCGCTCAACATGTTCATGTATACCATGTCCCTGATGATCGGCACCGCAGGCCTGCCACATGTCATCATCCGCTTCTTCACCGTGCCGAAGGTTTCCGACGCACGCTGGACGGCGGGCTGGTCTCTGGTCTTTATCGCGATCCTCTACACCACCGCTCCCGGCGTTGGCGCAATGGCTCGCCTCAACCTGATGGACACCATCCAGACCGGCACCATCGGCGCCGAAGATGGCAACCTTCAGTATGAAAGCCGTCCGGATTGGTTCAAAAACTGGGAAACCACCGGTCTGCTGAAATTCGAAGACAAGAATGGTGACGGCCGCATCCAGTATTACAATGATGCTTCCGAAAGCTTCAAGGCAAAGGCAGAAGAGTTTGGCTGGAAAGGCAACGAACTGGACGTCGACCGCGACATCATGGTTCTGGCCAACCCGGAAATCGCCAAACTGCCAAACTGGGTGATTGCTCTGGTTGCTGCCGGTGGTCTCGCCGCCGCGCTCTCCACCGCAGCAGGTCTCCTGATGGCCATTTCCTCAGCCGTCTCTCATGACCTGATGAAAAGCACCTTCACCCCCAACATCTCCGAGAAGCAGGAATTGCTCTGGGCACGTATCTCCATGGCAGTGGCCATCGTGATTGCCGCCTATCTCGGTCTCAATCCTCCGGGCTTTGCCGCTCAGGTTGTTGCTCTGGCCTTCGGTCTGGCAGCCTCCTCGATCTTCCCGGCTCTGATGATGGGTATTTTCTCCAAACGCGTAAACTCCAAGGGCGCGATCCTTGGCATGCTTGCCGGTATCCTGTCGACCCTGCTCTACATCTTCATGTATAAGGGCTGGTTCTTCATCCCCGGCACCAACATGCTGGAAAATACCACGGCCAATCATTTCCTGGGCATCGCTCCAGAAGCCTTCGGCACGATTGGTGCGATCATCAACTTCGCAGTTGCCTATATCGTATCGTCCATGTCCGCCGAACCTCCGAAGGAGATTCAGGAACTGGTCGAAAGCATCCGTATCCCGAAAGGGGCCGGCGCTGCGGTTGATCACTAG